The Pantoea vagans genome includes a window with the following:
- the umuD gene encoding translesion error-prone DNA polymerase V autoproteolytic subunit, which produces MVFYQPAEIRAILSLPLFISRVPCGFPSPAQDYVEQRIDLNDLCVAHPSATYFIKVSGDSMIEGGISDGDMLIVDSSLRAEQGDVVVAAIDGEFTVKQLMLKPYLHLKPMNAAHAIIPVSDPDQFEIFGVVQHVIKTLKK; this is translated from the coding sequence ATGGTGTTTTATCAACCCGCGGAAATCCGCGCCATCCTCAGCTTGCCCCTGTTTATCAGCCGTGTGCCCTGTGGTTTTCCCTCGCCAGCGCAGGACTACGTTGAGCAGCGTATTGACCTCAACGATCTCTGCGTCGCGCATCCCAGCGCAACTTATTTCATTAAAGTCAGCGGTGACTCGATGATTGAAGGTGGGATCAGTGACGGCGATATGCTGATTGTGGATAGCTCGCTAAGAGCAGAGCAGGGCGATGTGGTGGTGGCCGCCATAGACGGTGAGTTTACGGTGAAGCAGTTGATGCTGAAGCCTTACCTGCATCTCAAACCGATGAATGCCGCACACGCCATCATTCCTGTCTCTGACCCAGACCAGTTTGAGATCTTTGGAGTTGTGCAACATGTCATCAAAACGTTGAAAAAATAA